A genomic window from Micromonospora ferruginea includes:
- a CDS encoding DUF2637 domain-containing protein: MKKADTERVEGLALVLIVLTAGGLAGAASFTHVHDWTMNNSPAGTGDWFGWANAAISELLPFAALLTIRRRRRTGGPVGYPLFLLVCAVALSLAAQLAVAKPSPSGWLLSAVPALAFLGLSKLVFSTAPAAPKESAGDRGEVPPGYDPIEDHRPVVVHEDQAVITEPARPVAVAVQRPGLVPVSAAAFTARNGTSYGAERDQ; encoded by the coding sequence GTGAAGAAGGCCGACACCGAACGTGTGGAAGGGCTCGCCCTGGTGCTCATCGTCCTCACCGCCGGCGGCCTGGCCGGCGCCGCCTCGTTCACCCACGTCCACGACTGGACCATGAACAACTCGCCGGCCGGTACCGGAGACTGGTTCGGCTGGGCCAACGCCGCCATCTCCGAACTACTGCCGTTCGCGGCGCTGCTGACCATCCGGCGACGCCGCCGCACCGGCGGCCCGGTCGGATACCCGCTGTTCCTGCTCGTCTGCGCCGTCGCCCTGTCCCTCGCAGCCCAACTCGCGGTGGCGAAGCCGAGCCCGTCCGGGTGGCTGCTGTCAGCCGTACCCGCGCTGGCGTTCCTCGGCCTGTCCAAGCTCGTCTTCTCCACCGCCCCGGCGGCCCCCAAGGAGTCGGCCGGCGACCGGGGTGAGGTGCCACCCGGCTACGACCCGATCGAAGATCACCGGCCCGTCGTGGTGCACGAGGACCAGGCGGTCATCACCGAACCGGCCCGGCCGGTGGCGGTGGCGGTGCAGCGGCCCGGCCTGGTGCCCGTCTCCGCGGCGGCGTTCACGGCCCGCAATGGCACCTCGTACGGCGCGGAGCGTGACCAGTGA
- a CDS encoding FtsK/SpoIIIE domain-containing protein, whose protein sequence is MNVRLPAWRVPGWLLVLWWLARGLFRACVLAVRYWWLTAPAALALWIRAEFGGLVLAGVVLTLAAGCAGWWRWHPSSWLRFGWYPLVSRVRALFVYRRRWASVMATCGLATAFAGDRYVPQLLRVRCDRYGDELTVRLLPGQIPDDWGQAAERLAYAFRRRSGQARSTDRPDRVVVRLVRRDPLAAVVAPLPVADVPELDALPLGIDEDGQLYRLRLAGSHVLIAGATGSGKGSVLWSLLRSLAGGIRSGLVEVWAFDPKGGMELAAGVPLFTRFAFDDPDSMAGVLEEAVKRMRLRAARLRGVTRQHVPTPEEPLLVLVVDELAALTAYITDRKVRDRIKESLGLLLSQGRAAGVHVVAALQDPRKDVLPFRDLFPTRIGLRLTEPEQVDMVLGDAARDRGALCDRIPESMPGVGFVVLDGVREPVRVRFAYLTDDDIRQLGRDYRRLCDDTDQEVTP, encoded by the coding sequence ATGAACGTGCGTCTTCCCGCGTGGCGGGTTCCGGGTTGGCTGTTGGTGCTGTGGTGGCTGGCTCGGGGCCTGTTCCGCGCCTGTGTGCTGGCGGTCCGGTACTGGTGGCTCACCGCTCCCGCCGCGCTGGCTCTGTGGATCCGGGCGGAGTTCGGCGGCCTGGTCCTGGCCGGCGTCGTCCTCACTCTTGCCGCTGGCTGTGCCGGGTGGTGGCGGTGGCATCCGTCGTCGTGGCTGCGGTTCGGCTGGTACCCGCTCGTCAGCCGCGTCCGCGCCCTGTTCGTCTACCGCCGGCGGTGGGCATCCGTGATGGCTACCTGTGGCCTCGCGACGGCGTTCGCCGGTGACCGCTACGTACCGCAGCTCCTGCGGGTGCGGTGCGACCGGTACGGCGACGAGCTGACCGTCCGACTGCTGCCAGGGCAGATCCCCGACGACTGGGGCCAGGCCGCGGAACGCCTCGCCTACGCCTTCCGCCGCCGAAGCGGCCAGGCCCGCTCCACAGACCGCCCAGATCGGGTGGTGGTGCGCCTCGTGCGCCGTGACCCCCTCGCCGCCGTCGTGGCACCGCTGCCGGTGGCCGACGTGCCGGAACTGGACGCGCTGCCGCTCGGCATCGACGAGGACGGCCAGCTCTACCGGTTGCGGCTGGCCGGGTCACATGTGCTCATCGCGGGAGCGACCGGCTCGGGCAAGGGCTCGGTGCTGTGGTCGCTGCTGCGCTCCCTGGCCGGCGGTATCCGCTCCGGGCTGGTGGAGGTGTGGGCGTTCGACCCGAAGGGCGGGATGGAGTTGGCGGCCGGGGTGCCGCTGTTCACCCGCTTCGCCTTCGACGACCCGGACAGCATGGCCGGCGTCCTCGAAGAAGCCGTGAAGCGGATGCGGCTGCGCGCGGCCCGGCTGCGCGGGGTGACCCGCCAGCACGTGCCGACGCCGGAGGAGCCGTTGCTCGTCCTGGTCGTCGACGAGCTGGCCGCCCTCACCGCCTACATCACGGATCGGAAGGTCCGCGACCGGATCAAGGAATCACTCGGCCTGCTGCTGTCGCAGGGCCGGGCGGCGGGCGTGCACGTGGTCGCCGCGTTGCAGGACCCGCGCAAGGACGTACTGCCATTCCGCGACCTGTTCCCCACCCGCATCGGACTGCGGCTGACCGAACCGGAACAGGTGGACATGGTCCTCGGCGACGCCGCCCGCGACCGGGGAGCCCTCTGCGACCGCATCCCCGAATCCATGCCGGGGGTGGGGTTCGTGGTCCTCGACGGCGTCCGCGAACCCGTCCGGGTCCGGTTCGCCTACCTCACCGACGACGACATCCGCCAACTCGGCCGCGACTACCGCCGCCTCTGCGACGACACCGACCAGGAGGTGACCCCGTGA
- a CDS encoding GntR family transcriptional regulator yields MAYEIPTPKYLRVLNTLRKRIEDGDYAPGAALPSESQLCTEFGVSRPTVLKALGILKQDGWIESQQGKGSFVRGRPASGRTSPEYARDAVELDETGETEILHVGPVLASPRIAAELKIPEGTPVYERRRRTVSEIGPVDLIATFVPVDIAAGTDIIKPAPIPGGLLDLITRHKGLRADYATERMTARRVSPVEADALDVPADEPVMSVVITVYQASGDPIMTSMLVMPGSRHEIEDTYALS; encoded by the coding sequence ATGGCGTACGAGATTCCGACGCCGAAATACCTGCGCGTGTTGAACACGCTGCGGAAGCGCATTGAAGACGGCGACTACGCGCCTGGCGCGGCCCTACCGTCGGAGAGCCAGCTCTGCACGGAGTTTGGCGTGTCCCGGCCTACGGTGCTCAAGGCGCTCGGCATCCTCAAGCAGGATGGCTGGATCGAGTCGCAGCAGGGCAAGGGCAGCTTCGTTCGCGGTCGGCCCGCCTCCGGTCGCACCTCTCCCGAGTACGCGCGGGACGCGGTCGAACTGGACGAGACCGGGGAGACGGAGATCCTGCACGTCGGCCCGGTGCTCGCCTCACCGCGGATCGCGGCCGAGCTGAAGATCCCCGAAGGCACGCCGGTCTACGAGCGGCGGCGCCGGACGGTCTCGGAGATTGGCCCAGTCGACCTGATCGCCACGTTCGTGCCGGTGGACATCGCCGCCGGTACCGACATCATCAAGCCGGCTCCGATCCCCGGCGGCCTGCTCGACCTCATCACGCGCCACAAGGGCCTGCGCGCTGACTACGCCACCGAACGAATGACCGCCCGACGGGTGAGCCCGGTCGAGGCCGACGCCCTGGACGTCCCGGCGGACGAGCCGGTGATGAGCGTCGTCATTACCGTCTACCAAGCATCAGGCGATCCGATCATGACGTCGATGCTCGTGATGCCGGGCAGCCGCCACGAGATCGAGGACACCTACGCACTGAGCTGA
- a CDS encoding helix-turn-helix domain-containing protein, whose translation MHGTTNTLTIGERVAWYRRRRGLSQEVLAGLIGRTADWLGKVENNRIELDRLSVIKSLAEVLDVSLGDLLGEPVLLDWTADTGTETVPALRAALMNYRAIAPFGGTPHDEPPTVAVLRKDVGALWDAYQDSRFGYVTGQLPELLQRAQAAADHHDGDDQDQARRLLGLAYQLTATQLTKLGEADLAWIAADRGLAAVRPTGDPLITGSLFRSVGHALHATGRYTEAVRLTEDAAGYLEPHLAHASPALLSVYGTLFLSGSMAAARSNDAGTTRTFLAAAEHAAGQLGTDANHLWTAFGPTNVAIHRVATAAELGDVQVAVDLGPRVDTRGLPMERRVRHALEVARAYSSWNRLDDAQAVLLEAEQMAPEQVRHHFLSRQLALTWVRRQRSKPPGELVGLARRLKVLD comes from the coding sequence GTGCACGGGACAACCAACACCCTGACCATCGGCGAGCGCGTCGCCTGGTACCGCCGTCGGCGCGGCCTGTCGCAGGAAGTCCTTGCCGGGCTCATCGGCCGCACCGCTGATTGGCTCGGAAAGGTCGAGAACAACCGCATCGAGCTGGACCGGCTCTCCGTCATCAAGTCTCTCGCCGAGGTCCTGGACGTATCCCTTGGTGACCTGCTCGGCGAACCTGTACTGCTCGACTGGACCGCCGACACGGGCACCGAAACCGTCCCCGCTCTCCGGGCGGCGCTGATGAACTACCGCGCCATCGCCCCGTTCGGCGGCACTCCCCACGACGAACCCCCGACCGTTGCCGTGCTCCGCAAGGACGTCGGCGCGCTCTGGGACGCCTATCAGGACTCCCGATTCGGGTACGTCACCGGCCAACTACCCGAACTACTCCAGCGCGCCCAGGCCGCCGCCGACCACCACGACGGCGACGACCAGGACCAAGCCCGCCGGCTCCTCGGCCTGGCATACCAACTGACCGCGACCCAGCTCACCAAGCTCGGAGAGGCCGACCTCGCCTGGATCGCCGCCGACCGCGGCTTGGCAGCCGTCCGGCCTACCGGTGACCCGCTCATCACCGGCTCCCTGTTCCGATCTGTCGGTCACGCCCTGCACGCCACCGGTCGCTACACCGAAGCCGTACGCCTCACCGAAGACGCCGCCGGCTACCTGGAGCCCCACTTGGCTCATGCCTCGCCGGCCTTGCTCTCCGTCTACGGAACCCTGTTCCTGTCCGGCTCCATGGCAGCCGCTCGTTCCAACGACGCCGGGACCACCCGCACCTTCCTCGCCGCGGCAGAGCATGCCGCCGGCCAGCTCGGGACCGATGCCAACCACCTCTGGACGGCGTTCGGCCCGACCAACGTCGCCATCCACCGCGTCGCCACCGCAGCCGAGCTGGGTGATGTTCAGGTGGCCGTCGACCTCGGCCCGCGCGTTGACACCCGCGGACTCCCGATGGAACGGCGGGTACGGCACGCCCTCGAAGTCGCCCGCGCCTACAGTTCGTGGAACCGCCTCGACGACGCCCAGGCTGTGCTACTCGAAGCCGAACAGATGGCACCCGAGCAAGTGCGGCACCATTTTCTCAGCAGGCAGCTAGCCCTGACCTGGGTCCGCCGACAGCGCAGCAAGCCGCCAGGCGAGCTGGTCGGCC